Within the Achromobacter spanius genome, the region GTGACCTCGGCACTGCCGTCATCGAAGCTTTCGGCCGACAGCGACAGCGGCCACGCCCCCACCAAGCTTTGCAGCAGCAGATAGCGGTCGGCGGGGCTGGGCGCGCCCGGCTTGGCCAGGCGCGGTATCCATGCGCCCACCATGCGCAGCCATTCGTCGGGTGCTTCGCTCAGCACGGCCAGCCGGGCACGGGTGTCTTCGCCGCGTTTGTGGTCATGCGTGGCGGTGGCCAGCATGGCGTGGGGATGCGTGCGCGCGCGCGCGGCGCTCAGCGCATGAAAGGCTTGCAGCGGCAGCGCAAAGCGCGTGGGGCTGGAGCCCACCTCGTTGCGCGACAGCAGCGGGCCTCGGCGGTAGAACAAGGTGTCTTCCAGTGCCTTGGCCGCCAGCGGCGGAGTCAGTTGCTGGAAGCGGCGCAAGGCTAGCGCGCGGGCTTGCGTTACGGCGGTGTCGGCCACGTCCTGTTGCGCCGCACCGTCCAGCCATTCGTCGATCTGTTCCAGCAAGCGCGCGTCAGCGGTGGCGTCGCCCAGCGCTTCTCGCGCCTGGTCCAGCGCAACGCGGCACCAATGCGCATCCGCCGCGCTGCGGCCCCCGTCTTCCGCATAGCTGCGGTACACCGGAAACGCCGCCAGCAAAGCCGTCAGCACGCGGTCGATGGCCGGACCGGTCCAATCGCGCGTGCGCAGGTCGAAGCGGGCGATGCGCGTCAGCGCGCGCACCAGCGCCTGTCGTTCGGCGGGGAAATGCCGTGCCAGCATGCGGTGGCGCGCGTCGCGCAGTTGGGCAGTAGCGTCGCGCGGGTCGCCGCTAAGCGCGGCCCAGCAGCGATCAAGCTGGGCCTGCGCCTCGGGCGCATGCAGCAGCGCGCCCACCTGGTCCATGAAGTCGTAGCCGGTGGTGCCCTCGGTGGGCCAGCGCGCGTCCAGCGATTCGTCGTCGGCCAGGATTTTTTCAATGATCAGGTAGGCGCCGCCGGGCAGGCCGGCCTGTTTGCGTTCGCCTTCCGCTTGCCGCAAGGCGTGGCGCAAACGGCGCAGATAGGCGCCGGGGCTGGCCAGGCCGTCAATGTGGTCGATGCGCAAGCCGTCCAGCACGCCTTCGCGATACAGGCGCAGCACCAGCCCATGCACGGCGTCGAAGACCGCGCTGTCTTCCACGCGCACGCCAACCAGTTCGCTGATTTCGAAGAAGCGGCGCCAGTTGATCTGGTCGGGCGCGGTGCGCCACCAAGCCAGCCGGTAGTGCTGGCGTTCCAGCAATGCATGCAGCCGCTCGCGACCCGAGTCGGTGGCCGATTCGCCAGCCAGCGAGCCCGGTGCAAGCGGCAGGTGCTGGCCGCCCGCGTTGATATGGCAGGTGCCCGCATCCGCATCGTGTTCCAGGCGGATGTCGCCCGCCGCCAGCGCCTGGCCGTATAGGTCGCCCAGCACGGGCAGCAGCACCTTGCCGCGCAACGCGGGGTCGGGCGCATCCCAATCGATATCGAAGGTGGTGGCGTGCGCGCTGTCTTGCCCGTGCCGCAGCACGTCGGCCCACCAGGGGTTCGAGGCATGCGCCGCCATGTGGTTGGGCACGATGTCTGCAATCAGCCCGAGGCCGCGCGCGCGGGCGGCGTCCGCCAGCCGGCGCAGGGCGCTTTCCCCGCCCAGCTCATCACTGACCCGCTGATGGTCGATCACGTCATAACCGTGGGTAGACCCGGCTCGCGCCTGGGTGATGGGCGACAAGTACAGGTGGCTGACGCCCAGCGCGGCGTAGTAGGGAAGCTGCGCGCGGGCGTCGTCCAGCGTGAAGCCGGCATGCAGTTGCAGGCGCGCGGTGGCGCGGGGGATCAGGGTCTGGTTCATCGCCGCCCCCGCACGGCGCGCACCGGCCGCAGCCGCGCCTGGCTGTTGGGTGCGCTCAGGCAGTCCGCCACGGACAGCGGCACGCGCTGGCGCCAGTTGGGATGATGCGTGGTGGTGCCGGGCAGGTTGGGCTGGTCCAACTGGCCGGTCAGGTCTTCCAGCGGAACCAGCATCAAGGGGCAAGGCGTGGCGGCGACAAAGCCCAGCAGTTCGGCGCTGGGCGTCTCACGCGGCAGCGGCAAGGTGGATGCGGCCGGCGAGCAGGACTGGACCGAGCGCCACAAGGTAGCGCGGTCTTCCAGGCGCTCGGCGCGCAGCGCGGCCTGGTCCTGGTCAGGCGCCAGCAAGCGCAGGCGGGAGCGCCACAGGATGTCTTGCGCATGCCACCAGCCTTCCAGGGTGGGCAGATCATGGGTCGTGGTCATGGCGACGGCATTGGCGGGCCACTGCGAGGGTGGCAGGAATTCGGGGGGCTCGACGGAGGGGGCTGGCGGTGTTGCGCTATCGGCGCCCGCTTCGGGCGCGGAACCGGTGCCGCGCATGAACCACAGCACGTCCATGCCCAGCACCCCGTGCGCTTCCAACTGCGCATCAAACCCTTCCGGCACCGTGCCCAGGTTTTCACCGACGATCAGCGCGCGGTGCAAGCGGGCTTCCAGCGCGGTCAGGCGCAGCAGGTGTTGCAAGGGAAAGCGCAGGTAGCCGCCGTCTTGCGGGCTGGCGCCATCGGGAATCAGCCACATCCGGGCCATGCCCAGGATGTGGTCGATGCGCAGTCCGCCGGCGTGGGCCAGGCAGGCGCGCAGCATTGCCAGAAAGGCCGAGTAACCGGAGGCCTGCAAGGCGGTGGGCGACAGCGCGGTCAGGCCCCAGCCTTGGCCCAGCGGGT harbors:
- the treY gene encoding malto-oligosyltrehalose synthase; the encoded protein is MNQTLIPRATARLQLHAGFTLDDARAQLPYYAALGVSHLYLSPITQARAGSTHGYDVIDHQRVSDELGGESALRRLADAARARGLGLIADIVPNHMAAHASNPWWADVLRHGQDSAHATTFDIDWDAPDPALRGKVLLPVLGDLYGQALAAGDIRLEHDADAGTCHINAGGQHLPLAPGSLAGESATDSGRERLHALLERQHYRLAWWRTAPDQINWRRFFEISELVGVRVEDSAVFDAVHGLVLRLYREGVLDGLRIDHIDGLASPGAYLRRLRHALRQAEGERKQAGLPGGAYLIIEKILADDESLDARWPTEGTTGYDFMDQVGALLHAPEAQAQLDRCWAALSGDPRDATAQLRDARHRMLARHFPAERQALVRALTRIARFDLRTRDWTGPAIDRVLTALLAAFPVYRSYAEDGGRSAADAHWCRVALDQAREALGDATADARLLEQIDEWLDGAAQQDVADTAVTQARALALRRFQQLTPPLAAKALEDTLFYRRGPLLSRNEVGSSPTRFALPLQAFHALSAARARTHPHAMLATATHDHKRGEDTRARLAVLSEAPDEWLRMVGAWIPRLAKPGAPSPADRYLLLQSLVGAWPLSLSAESFDDGSAEVTASVSELLERLAQWQEKALREAKLHTSWTDPDAAYEDAARACITALQDPGDGQALLRDIGDWALRIAPAGLVNSLTQTLLRNTLPGVPDLYQGTDLWDFSLVDPDNRRPVDYAERAALLKAEDADLPMATDAAAWRSGAIKQQLIRRALALRAHHPDLFSHGDCTPLAVIGPRAAHVIAYVRRHEGRCVMAVAPRLCARALVAYATDQAAQASRYWEDTRVVLPPDIDASALCNVLSRAQVSANTAGEVPLTALLRDCPVALCTSA